The following proteins are encoded in a genomic region of Magnolia sinica isolate HGM2019 chromosome 1, MsV1, whole genome shotgun sequence:
- the LOC131218800 gene encoding protein DETOXIFICATION 33-like, giving the protein MDNAPLVRWPGDREEEEDEIQTLSRSKALVAKVCNESKKLWYLAGPSILIAVFQFSLFAVTQTFSGHLGATQLAAVAMGNLVISGIGYGFLMGMGSALETLCGQAFGAGQLHMLGIYMQRSWIILTVTATLISPVFVFAGPILKLLGQTAQVSEVAGKFSIWIIPQLFAYGFNFPIQKFLQSQSKVIAMAWMSGACLAVHILLSWLCIMKLGWGLVGAAITLNFSWWLLVFVQLAYILLGSCPGAWTGFSCLAFKDLGGFIKISMASAIMLCLEYWFVMILIVLVGHLKTNAEIDVDATAICLNLDGWIIQVPIGFMAAISVRVSNELGAGRPKAAKFSVGVAVATSLTVGIFFMVIILITRTSFPALFTNDPKVMAEVSRISSFLALTIVLNSIQPVLSGVAVGAGWQAVVSYVNLGCYFLVGLSAAALLGYKFDLGVKGIWGGMLLGFVAQMIILSVITFRTDWNKEASLAHDRVSTWEKSARVTTTNDVF; this is encoded by the exons ATGGACAATGCTCCTCTAGTAAGGTGGCCAGGAGacagagaggaagaagaagatgagattcAAACACTTTCTCGATCCAAGGCATTGGTTGCCAAAGTATGTAATGAATCAAAGAAGCTATGGTACCTTGCCGGCCCTTCAATTCTCATTGCTGTCTTTCAGTTCTCTCTCTTCGCCGTTACACAGACATTTTCAGGCCACCTTGGGGCCACCCAACTCGCCGCTGTTGCAATGGGGAACCTGGTCATCTCCGGGATCGGATATGGATTTCTG atGGGTATGGGAAGTGCATTGGAAACTCTATGTGGGCAAGCTTTTGGTGCGGGGCAACTTCACATGCTCGGAATCTACATGCAACGATCATGGATCATTCTCACGGTGACTGCTACGCTAATAAGCCCCGTCTTCGTATTTGCGGGCCCGATATTGAAGCTCTTGGGCCAGACCGCCCAGGTCTCGGAAGTTGCAGGGAAGTTCTCTATATGGATAATTCCTCAGCTTTTCGCCTACGGCTTCAATTTCCCCATACAGAAGTTCCTCCAGTCTCAAAGCAAGGTGATAGCCATGGCATGGATGTCAGGCGCTTGCCTGGCGGTCCACATCCTGCTGAGTTGGCTATGCATAATGAAGCTGGGGTGGGGATTGGTGGGAGCAGCGATCACGTTGAATTTCTCTTGGTGGCTTCTGGTGTTTGTGCAGCTTGCATATATCTTGCTTGGGTCATGTCCAGGAGCTTGGACTGGCTTCTCATGTTTGGCTTTTAAGGATTTGGGTGGCTTTATAAAGATCTCCATGGCCTCAGCTATCATGTTATG CTTGGAGTACTGGTTCGTGATGATATTAATCGTGTTAGTGGGACATCTGAAAACAAATGCAGAAATAGACGTGGACGCCACAGCTATatg TTTGAATTTGGACGGCTGGATCATCCAAGTCCCAATAGGATTTATGGCTGCCATTAG TGTGAGGGTATCAAATGAACTAGGAGCAGGACGCCCAAAAGCTGCTAAATTTTCAGTGGGAGTTGCAGTTGCGACGTCATTGACGGTCGGGATCTTTTTCATGGTTATCATCTTAATAACGAGGACCAGCTTTCCAGCCCTCTTCACCAATGATCCTAAAGTCATGGCCGAAGTTTCTAGGATATCTAGCTTTTTAGCACTCACTATCGTCCTCAACAGCATACAACCAGTGTTATCAG GTGTGGCAGTTGGAGCTGGTTGGCAAGCAGTTGTGTCTTATGTAAACCTCGGATGCTACTTTCTAGTTGGGCTGAGTGCTGCAGCTTTGTTGGGTTACAAATTCGACCTTGGGGTGAAG GGAATTTGGGGAGGAATGCTACTCGGGTTCGTAGCACAGATGATAATCCTTTCAGTAATCACCTTCCGAACGGACTGGAACAAAGAG GCATCACTGGCACATGACAGGGTCTCAACTTGGGAAAAATCTGCAAGAGTTACTACTACAAATGATGTTTTTTAA